In Corythoichthys intestinalis isolate RoL2023-P3 chromosome 4, ASM3026506v1, whole genome shotgun sequence, a genomic segment contains:
- the LOC130915275 gene encoding akirin-1-like, with product MACGATLKRSMEFEALLSPQSPKRRRCNPLPGTPGTPSPQRCNNLRAAVDGSTLSMSPQSVAGENRLTPEQIFQNLRQEYSRIQRRRQLEGAFNQTENCGPSDVASPSTSLHAPSSPPGASRRDQPSFTLKQVSYLCERLLKDHEEKIREEYEHILNIKLSEQYESFVKFTQDQIMRRYGARPASYVS from the exons ATGGCCTGTGGGGCTACGCTAAAGCGCTCGATGGAGTTCGAGGCCCTCCTGAGTCCCCAATCTCCCAAGCGGAGACGGTGCAACCCCCTACCGGGGACTCCCGGCACTCCGTCCCCGCAAAGATGCAACAACCTGCGCGCCGCCGTCGACGGCTCGACGCTCTCCATGTCGCCGCAGAGTGTGGCGGGCGAGAACAGACTCACACCAG AGCAAATCTTTCAAAACCTGCGCCAAGAGTACAGCAGGATCCAGAGGAGGCGGCAGTTGGAGGGGGCCTTCAACCAAACTGAGAACTGCGGACCCTCTGATGTCGCCAGCCCATCTACATCCTTGCACGCCCCCAGCTCCCCGCCAG GCGCCTCAAGACGGGACCAGCCTTCGTTCACGCTGAAGCAGGTGAGCTACCTGTGCGAGCGTCTGCTCAAAGACCACGAGGAGAAGATCCGCGAGGAGTACGAACACATCCTCAACATCAAACTCTCAG AACAATATGAATCATTTGTGAAATTCACACAAGATCAGATCATGCGAAGATACGGTGCCCGGCCTGCTAGTT ACGTCTCCTGA